A window from Limanda limanda chromosome 14, fLimLim1.1, whole genome shotgun sequence encodes these proteins:
- the LOC133019069 gene encoding 14-3-3 protein epsilon-like isoform X2, whose protein sequence is MVELMKKVASMEGVLNVEERNLLSVAYKNVIGARRASWRIIRSVEQKEESKGPDKLEMIKEYGKTIEKELKAICNDILDVLDKHLILGAKQGESKVFYYKMKGDYHRYLSEFATGNDRKEAAENSLVAYKAASDIAMIELPPTHPIRLGLALNFSVFYYEILNSPDRACRLAKEAFDSAISELDTLSEESYKDSTLIMQLLRDNLTLWTSDVQGDAEEQNKEPVPEVVDEPPPE, encoded by the exons ATGGTGGAGTTGATGAAGAAAGTGGCCAGTATGGAGGGTGTTCTGAacgtggaggagaggaacctgCTGTCGGTAGCGTACAAGAACGTGATCGGAGCCAGAAGAGCCTCCTGGAGGATAATCAGAAGCGTTGAACAGAAAGAAGAATCCAAAGGCCCGGACAAACTAGAGATGATCAAAGAATACGGAAAAACA ATCGAGAAAGAGCTGAAAGCAATCTGCAATGACATCCTGGACGTGCTGGACAAGCACCTCATCTTAGGTGCGAAACAAGGAGAATCTAAGGTTTTCTACTACAAAAT GAAGGGAGATTACCACAGGTACCTTTCAGAGTTTGCCACAGGCAACGACAGGAAGGAGGCAGCAGAGAACAGCTTGGTAGCGTACAAGGCGGCGAGTGACATCGCCATGATCGAACTCCCTCCAACGCACCCCATTCGTCTGGGATTGGCCCTGAACTTCTCCGTTTTCTATTACGAAATCCTCAACTCGCCAGACCGTGCTTGCAG GCTGGCGAAGGAAGCTTTCGACAGCGCAATTTCCGAGCTGGACACGCTGAGCGAGGAAAGCTATAAGGACTCGACACTCATCATGCAGCTGCTACGTGACAACTTGACACTATGGACCTCGGACGTGCAGGGAGATG
- the LOC133019069 gene encoding 14-3-3 protein epsilon-like isoform X1 — translation MSERDDCVDQAKLAEQAERYDEMVELMKKVASMEGVLNVEERNLLSVAYKNVIGARRASWRIIRSVEQKEESKGPDKLEMIKEYGKTIEKELKAICNDILDVLDKHLILGAKQGESKVFYYKMKGDYHRYLSEFATGNDRKEAAENSLVAYKAASDIAMIELPPTHPIRLGLALNFSVFYYEILNSPDRACRLAKEAFDSAISELDTLSEESYKDSTLIMQLLRDNLTLWTSDVQGDAEEQNKEPVPEVVDEPPPE, via the exons ATGTCGGAACGAGATGATTGCGTGGACCAGGCTAAGCTCGCCGAGCAAGCCGAGAGATACGACG AAATGGTGGAGTTGATGAAGAAAGTGGCCAGTATGGAGGGTGTTCTGAacgtggaggagaggaacctgCTGTCGGTAGCGTACAAGAACGTGATCGGAGCCAGAAGAGCCTCCTGGAGGATAATCAGAAGCGTTGAACAGAAAGAAGAATCCAAAGGCCCGGACAAACTAGAGATGATCAAAGAATACGGAAAAACA ATCGAGAAAGAGCTGAAAGCAATCTGCAATGACATCCTGGACGTGCTGGACAAGCACCTCATCTTAGGTGCGAAACAAGGAGAATCTAAGGTTTTCTACTACAAAAT GAAGGGAGATTACCACAGGTACCTTTCAGAGTTTGCCACAGGCAACGACAGGAAGGAGGCAGCAGAGAACAGCTTGGTAGCGTACAAGGCGGCGAGTGACATCGCCATGATCGAACTCCCTCCAACGCACCCCATTCGTCTGGGATTGGCCCTGAACTTCTCCGTTTTCTATTACGAAATCCTCAACTCGCCAGACCGTGCTTGCAG GCTGGCGAAGGAAGCTTTCGACAGCGCAATTTCCGAGCTGGACACGCTGAGCGAGGAAAGCTATAAGGACTCGACACTCATCATGCAGCTGCTACGTGACAACTTGACACTATGGACCTCGGACGTGCAGGGAGATG